A genome region from Akkermansiaceae bacterium includes the following:
- a CDS encoding Nramp family divalent metal transporter: protein MIIAGSIVGSGELIATTAVGAEAGFVLMWLIIIGCVIKVFVQIEFGRFTITSGSTTLEGLNEVPGPRAKVNWIMWFWLVFIVVALIQLGGIIGGVGQALAIQQPVTEAGHIVNAEQDARIQIQVAESIAKRFEGREEMAPKLEALEKEIAGAKAVLAEIEGQEPAVSHDSMIWATGITLISIVLLVVGRYRMIQNVSTALVASFTLVTIVNVFYLQALPEWRVSWAELLDGMSFRIPEGKGLAVALAAFGIIGVGATELIQYPYWCLEKGYAKWTGPRDDTADWEKRARGWVRVLRWDAWCSMIVYTFATVGFYILGAAILGRTGLDPEGEQMVRTLGQMYVPVFGEAAQAVFLFGAFAVLYSTFFVATASHARVCADALRVFGVSKGDETTYRWWVRAFCIALPLLFLGSYAFFKTPKQLVLAGGFMGALMLPLLGVAALHFRYRRCDARLAPGRLWDTGLWVSIAGLFVAGGYALYSKILELVG from the coding sequence TTCCGGCGAGTTGATCGCCACCACGGCCGTCGGCGCGGAGGCGGGGTTTGTCCTCATGTGGCTCATCATCATCGGCTGCGTGATCAAGGTCTTCGTCCAGATCGAGTTCGGCCGTTTCACGATCACCTCGGGTAGCACCACGCTCGAAGGCCTCAACGAGGTTCCCGGGCCGCGGGCGAAGGTGAACTGGATCATGTGGTTCTGGCTGGTCTTCATCGTGGTTGCGCTGATCCAGCTCGGCGGCATCATCGGCGGGGTGGGGCAGGCGTTGGCGATCCAGCAGCCGGTCACCGAGGCGGGGCATATTGTGAACGCCGAGCAGGATGCGAGGATCCAGATCCAGGTGGCGGAAAGCATCGCGAAGCGTTTCGAGGGGCGGGAGGAAATGGCTCCGAAGCTGGAGGCCTTGGAAAAGGAGATTGCGGGCGCAAAGGCCGTGCTGGCCGAAATTGAAGGGCAGGAACCCGCCGTTTCCCACGACTCGATGATCTGGGCCACGGGGATCACCCTCATCTCCATCGTGCTGCTCGTGGTCGGGCGCTACCGCATGATCCAGAACGTTTCCACCGCGCTGGTGGCGAGCTTCACGCTGGTGACGATCGTGAACGTCTTTTACCTCCAGGCACTGCCGGAGTGGCGGGTTTCGTGGGCGGAGCTTTTGGACGGCATGAGTTTCCGCATCCCGGAGGGCAAGGGGCTTGCCGTTGCGCTCGCGGCCTTCGGCATCATCGGTGTGGGTGCGACGGAGCTGATCCAATACCCCTATTGGTGCCTTGAGAAGGGCTACGCAAAATGGACGGGGCCGCGCGATGACACCGCGGATTGGGAGAAAAGGGCGCGTGGCTGGGTGCGCGTGCTGCGCTGGGATGCGTGGTGCTCGATGATCGTCTACACCTTCGCAACGGTCGGTTTCTACATCCTCGGTGCCGCGATCCTGGGGCGCACCGGCCTCGATCCGGAAGGCGAGCAGATGGTGCGCACGCTCGGGCAGATGTATGTCCCCGTCTTCGGCGAGGCTGCGCAGGCGGTGTTCCTTTTCGGGGCGTTTGCGGTGCTTTACTCGACGTTCTTCGTGGCCACCGCGAGCCATGCCCGTGTCTGTGCGGATGCGCTGCGTGTCTTCGGCGTCTCGAAAGGGGATGAAACGACCTACCGCTGGTGGGTGCGGGCGTTCTGCATAGCCCTGCCGCTGCTTTTTCTGGGAAGCTATGCGTTTTTCAAGACGCCGAAGCAACTGGTTCTGGCCGGCGGTTTCATGGGTGCGCTGATGCTGCCCCTTCTCGGCGTGGCGGCATTGCATTTCCGCTACCGCCGCTGCGATGCCAGGCTGGCTCCGGGGCGGCTGTGGGACACCGGGCTGTGGGTGAGCATCGCGGGGTTGTTCGTCGCGGGCGGCTATGCGCTCTACAGCAAGATTCTTGAGCTTGTCGGGTGA